One segment of Phragmites australis chromosome 13, lpPhrAust1.1, whole genome shotgun sequence DNA contains the following:
- the LOC133889225 gene encoding heavy metal-associated isoprenylated plant protein 27-like yields the protein MGIVDVVSEFCSLPRTRRHIKKRKQFQTVEMKVRIDCEGCERKVKKALEDMKGVSSVEVAAKQNKVTVTGYVDTAKVMRRVAYKTGKRVEPWPYVPYETVAHPYAPGAYDKKAPAGYVRNVVDDPTAAPLARASSTEVRYTAAFSDENPNACSVM from the exons ATGGGCATTGTCGACGTCGTCTCCGAGTTTTGCTCCTTGCCGAGGACTCGCCGGCacatcaagaagaggaagcAGTTCCAG ACGGTGGAGATGAAGGTGAGGATCGACTGCGAAGGTTGCGAGCGGAAGGTGAAGAAGGCCCTGGAAGACATGAAGGGCGTGAGCTCCGTGGAGGTGGCGGCGAAGCAGAACAAGGTGACTGTGACGGGGTACGTGGACACCGCCAAGGTGATGCGGCGCGTGGCGTACAAGACGGGCAAGCGGGTGGAGCCGTGGCCGTACGTGCCGTACGAGACGGTGGCGCACCCCTACGCCCCAGGCGCCTACGACAAGAAGGCGCCGGCCGGGTACGTGCGCAACGTCGTCGACGACCCCACCGCTGCGCCGCTGGCCCGTGCCTCCTCCACCGAGGTGAGGTACACCGCCGCCTTCAGCGACGAGAACCCCAACGCCTGCTCGGTCATGTAG